From Hermetia illucens chromosome 6, iHerIll2.2.curated.20191125, whole genome shotgun sequence, one genomic window encodes:
- the LOC119659283 gene encoding uncharacterized protein LOC119659283 translates to MWSHKMATCAALLCIFGAIMVTCLATHPDVSPEEINEEVRNLQQDRENIITKEALIGPFTEKEITQPLVVVTAIQADQHITPDPIEIEARLAKLHTSLEVLQNQQLEAQADLEAKQQQLLIAQKTSKDTHSTAEEALDQLSSLTIALHDSLDVFRHAEESSKVAADKLERQKAQTERARSWFKSMELQLQEITADYQATKEAAEIAEKSAAEAEHFASSNISGDAEKVIH, encoded by the exons ATGTGGTCTCATAAGATGGCCACGTGTGCTGCATTGCTATGTATCTTCG GTGCGATCATGGTAACTTGTCTAGCCACTCACCCTGATGTTAGCCCTGAAGAGATCAACGAAGAAGTACGGAATCTTCAACAGGACCGGGAAAATATAATCACAAAAGAAGCTCTCATAGGACCGTTCACGGAGAAGGAAATTACACAACCTTTAGTAGTCGTAACCGCTATACAAGCAGATCAACATATTACTCCCGATCCGATAGAAATAGAAGCAAGATTGGCCAAACTGCATACCTCTTTGGAAGTCTTACAAAACCAGCAACTGGAGGCTCAGGCGGACTTGGAGGCGAAGCAGCAGCAGTTGCTCATAGCCCAGAAGACATCTAAAGATACTCACAGTACCGCCGAGGaggcactagatcagctttccaGCCTGACAATAGCTTTGCATGATTCTCTCGATGTTTTCCGCCACGCTGAAGAGTCTTCCAAGGTAGCCGCGGATAAGCTGGAAAGGCAAAAAGCCCAGACGGAAAGAGCGAGATCTTGGTTTAAGTCCATGGAGTTGCAATTGCAAGAAATCACGGCTGACTACCAAGCGACAAAGGAGGCAGCCGAAATCGCAGAGAAATCTGCAGCCGAGGCTGAACACTTTGCCTCCAGTAATATCAGCGGCGATGCAGAAAAGGTGATTCATTAG